From one Melioribacteraceae bacterium genomic stretch:
- a CDS encoding GWxTD domain-containing protein — MKKITKYGLLLIITQTIALICAAQQDLPTNSGGDIQFYVDDASFFNQGKIYQEFYLVIYTDQLKLAPKNNSMYADLTISSVIKNSQREIINKESWNTEVHVGLDSELIETSIVHDQWSRNLDAGKYYLELEVKDNITGKLGTARREFSAALNSDRKIFISEIEFASEFIPDADGAGIFDKGSVSVIPNPSRRYGLLNPILYFYYEIYGADDDLEKEFQISYEILEKNGTSLRSFEGKTIKLSGVTVGVPNGLNVSVVASGIYTLVVKLSHNETVVAESSREFEVIQLDYLKKEPLLTREQADMFGEIIRLISTERNYQTYENLNLTAKAKYLIEFWRQNDPHPFTDENELFNRVVQRYQYANKNFSWGGIDGWKTDRGKILIKYGMPDNIQRFASQQSTSPYEIWEYQARRNYIYVFGDLRSDGRYTLLHSTKEDEINNPYWKEELNRM, encoded by the coding sequence GTGAAAAAAATCACTAAATATGGTTTACTTTTAATAATTACGCAAACGATTGCGCTAATTTGTGCAGCACAGCAAGATTTACCTACAAATAGCGGCGGTGATATTCAGTTTTATGTTGATGATGCATCATTTTTTAATCAGGGTAAAATTTATCAAGAATTTTACCTTGTGATTTATACGGATCAACTCAAATTAGCACCTAAAAATAATTCGATGTACGCTGATCTTACTATAAGTTCTGTAATTAAAAATTCACAAAGAGAAATCATTAATAAAGAAAGCTGGAATACAGAAGTACATGTCGGTCTTGATTCTGAATTAATTGAGACATCAATTGTCCATGATCAATGGTCACGAAATCTGGATGCAGGCAAATATTATTTAGAATTAGAAGTTAAAGATAACATTACCGGAAAGCTAGGAACAGCTAGAAGAGAGTTTAGTGCCGCACTTAATTCAGATAGAAAAATATTTATAAGTGAAATTGAATTTGCATCGGAATTTATTCCTGATGCTGACGGAGCTGGAATTTTTGATAAAGGATCGGTTTCCGTTATTCCGAACCCATCAAGAAGATATGGCTTGCTTAATCCTATTCTTTACTTCTATTATGAAATTTACGGTGCAGATGATGATTTAGAAAAAGAATTCCAAATATCATATGAAATTCTTGAAAAAAACGGTACCTCCCTAAGGTCTTTCGAAGGAAAGACCATTAAATTATCGGGCGTAACAGTCGGTGTCCCAAACGGTTTAAACGTTTCTGTTGTTGCGTCCGGTATTTATACTCTGGTTGTAAAGCTTAGCCATAATGAGACTGTAGTTGCTGAATCAAGCAGAGAGTTCGAAGTAATTCAATTAGACTATCTTAAAAAAGAACCTCTTTTAACCAGAGAGCAAGCTGACATGTTTGGTGAGATTATCCGTTTGATTTCAACCGAAAGAAACTATCAGACATATGAAAATCTAAATTTGACCGCAAAAGCTAAATATCTAATAGAATTTTGGCGTCAAAACGACCCACATCCTTTTACCGATGAAAATGAATTATTCAATAGAGTAGTTCAGCGGTATCAATATGCTAATAAGAATTTCAGTTGGGGCGGAATTGACGGTTGGAAAACTGATCGCGGTAAAATCTTAATTAAATATGGTATGCCAGATAACATACAGAGATTTGCCTCTCAACAATCAACTTCACCTTATGAAATTTGGGAATACCAAGCACGCAGAAATTATATATATGTTTTTGGAGATTTAAGAAGCGATGGCAGGTATACACTTCTTCATTCAACTAAGGAAGACGAAATAAATAATCCTTATTGGAAAGAAGAATTAAATAGAATGTAA
- a CDS encoding carbohydrate ABC transporter permease — protein sequence MNQLKILKLSKSIIKHIVIYALAFVTLVPFIWMILTSLKDMSEIFVYPPQFFPSEFKFENYKLAFEAAPFGRYYFNSLFVAFTVTLGQLITCSMAAFAFARMQFPGRNILFYLFLGTMMIPYNVTMIPSFLVLYWLGWIDTYYALIVPGLASAFGTFLLRQFFITIPKELEEAAFIDGATKLQVLWKIIVPLAKPALATLAIFTFMGVFNDFIWALIVLNSEDMQTVQLGLAIFRDRYLTQWDLLMAGSVTAVLPILIVFFFAQKYFIQGITLSGLKE from the coding sequence ATGAATCAATTGAAGATATTAAAATTATCGAAATCAATTATAAAGCATATAGTGATCTATGCATTGGCTTTTGTTACACTTGTGCCATTCATTTGGATGATACTCACTTCACTTAAAGATATGAGTGAAATTTTTGTGTATCCTCCGCAGTTTTTCCCCTCAGAATTTAAATTCGAGAATTACAAGTTAGCATTCGAAGCAGCTCCTTTTGGCAGATACTATTTTAATAGTCTATTTGTTGCGTTTACGGTTACACTCGGACAATTAATTACTTGCTCAATGGCAGCGTTTGCTTTTGCAAGAATGCAATTCCCGGGAAGAAATATTTTATTCTATTTATTCTTGGGAACAATGATGATTCCTTACAACGTAACTATGATTCCATCATTTCTAGTGCTCTATTGGTTAGGTTGGATTGATACTTATTACGCATTAATTGTTCCCGGATTGGCTTCGGCTTTTGGTACATTTTTATTAAGACAATTTTTTATCACAATTCCAAAAGAACTAGAAGAAGCCGCATTTATAGATGGAGCAACTAAATTACAAGTGTTATGGAAAATTATTGTACCGTTAGCAAAACCTGCACTCGCTACACTTGCAATTTTTACTTTTATGGGTGTCTTCAACGATTTTATATGGGCATTGATAGTTCTAAATTCCGAAGATATGCAGACCGTACAACTCGGATTAGCAATCTTCCGTGACAGGTATCTGACCCAGTGGGATTTATTGATGGCTGGTTCAGTAACTGCAGTATTACCAATACTAATTGTCTTCTTTTTTGCGCAAAAATACTTTATACAGGGTATCACTTTAAGTGGGTTGAAAGAGTAA
- a CDS encoding outer membrane protein transport protein, whose product MNSKKFKIFITLLFLIGTTITAGIPSFFPVSSSKSMSLNGIYAAGSDGISSLSTNPAGLSQLNGRAIEFSVFGRLGQQDYVNTNETLFRSFRDDDIGFNIGAFWKITDDVTVAVDYNNAVQYRVNWPFAKFFQGDSNSAVLAFDHFNDFSITSINPSAAVSFGNISVGASVNILNIKHKAGFYQGDPNWEATVAGLGGYQVDYSADAWTFGGTLGIQADLTTDLRIGAYVKSTISASLEGDAQSRMLADLDSTVSKTSLSTDFELPWVFGLGVLYNLSDNLKLNVDALYSLWSGTQSVQNYSFGNEIWNNRFSSVDSISGYKAGQFQLQYENSFNLGVGLEYFPSSSVTLRFGYRYSQTHFSEATYNMLYPAVDQHWLSFGVGFWFEELYMDLAIAYAAGIERTVDQNSNFFYPGNYNGNAFVPSMNMKYQF is encoded by the coding sequence ATGAATTCTAAGAAATTCAAAATATTTATTACGCTACTTTTTCTAATTGGAACAACTATCACTGCAGGCATTCCGTCATTCTTCCCGGTTTCTAGTTCGAAGTCGATGTCATTAAACGGAATTTATGCTGCTGGCAGTGATGGAATTTCAAGCCTTTCTACTAATCCCGCAGGACTTTCACAATTAAACGGAAGAGCTATTGAATTTTCTGTTTTCGGAAGATTAGGGCAGCAAGATTATGTGAATACTAATGAAACCCTTTTTAGATCGTTCAGAGATGATGATATAGGATTTAACATTGGTGCTTTCTGGAAAATAACAGATGATGTAACGGTTGCTGTTGATTACAACAATGCAGTTCAATACAGAGTTAACTGGCCTTTCGCAAAATTCTTCCAAGGTGATTCCAACTCTGCAGTCTTAGCATTCGATCACTTTAATGATTTTTCAATTACATCTATTAATCCATCGGCTGCTGTTTCTTTCGGAAATATTTCCGTAGGCGCTTCTGTAAATATTCTTAACATTAAACACAAAGCCGGTTTTTATCAAGGTGATCCGAACTGGGAAGCAACAGTTGCTGGCTTAGGTGGTTATCAAGTTGACTATAGTGCAGATGCTTGGACGTTTGGCGGCACACTCGGCATTCAAGCAGATTTAACAACTGATTTGCGAATAGGAGCTTATGTAAAAAGTACAATCAGTGCCTCACTTGAAGGAGATGCACAAAGTAGAATGTTGGCAGATTTAGATTCAACGGTTTCTAAAACGTCACTTTCAACTGATTTTGAACTGCCGTGGGTGTTTGGCCTTGGTGTTTTATACAATCTAAGTGATAATCTTAAACTTAACGTTGACGCTCTTTATAGTTTGTGGAGCGGAACACAATCTGTACAAAATTATTCCTTCGGTAATGAAATATGGAATAATCGATTCTCTTCTGTTGATTCTATTTCTGGTTACAAAGCAGGGCAATTCCAATTACAATATGAAAACTCATTTAACCTCGGAGTTGGGTTGGAATATTTCCCAAGCAGCAGTGTAACTCTAAGATTTGGTTATAGATACAGTCAAACACATTTTTCGGAAGCAACATATAATATGTTATATCCTGCGGTCGATCAGCATTGGCTATCATTTGGTGTGGGCTTTTGGTTTGAAGAACTATACATGGATTTAGCCATTGCATACGCGGCAGGTATTGAAAGAACGGTTGATCAAAATTCGAATTTCTTTTATCCGGGGAATTATAACGGAAATGCATTTGTACCAAGTATGAATATGAAATATCAG
- a CDS encoding sugar ABC transporter permease produces MKNSSTDIKAKKQSRLPWKRKDDTLGAILFLSPTLVIFITFILFPVIFSFYLSFHEWNMFSNEATFVGLENYKRMFDSQEFWSVLKNTAVFTFGTVPLNMIVALLVAMALNKHIKGKKFLRTAFFAPVIISPVAAAVIWRWIYDPNYGLLNYGISFFGIDSINWLNDETAAMFALIIMGVWKTFGINMVLFSAGLQGIPETYYEAADIDGAGKWDKFWKITLPMLAPTTFFIMIMSMISSFQVFDLVYVLTSGGPLGSTKVFVFFVYEYAFKYFEMGYASAAAYILFIVLIALTMLQVRYMKNRVHGAF; encoded by the coding sequence ATGAAAAATTCTTCCACTGATATTAAAGCAAAAAAGCAATCAAGATTACCTTGGAAAAGAAAGGATGATACGTTAGGAGCAATTCTATTTCTATCTCCGACGCTCGTGATTTTTATAACATTTATTTTATTCCCTGTTATCTTTTCATTCTACCTCAGTTTTCACGAATGGAATATGTTCAGTAATGAAGCGACATTTGTCGGATTAGAGAATTACAAAAGAATGTTCGATAGCCAAGAATTTTGGAGCGTGCTTAAAAACACCGCTGTTTTCACATTTGGAACCGTTCCCTTAAATATGATTGTAGCCCTATTGGTCGCAATGGCATTAAATAAACATATAAAGGGAAAGAAATTTTTACGAACAGCATTTTTTGCACCTGTAATTATTTCCCCTGTTGCAGCAGCAGTTATTTGGCGATGGATTTATGATCCGAACTATGGCTTGTTAAATTATGGAATTAGTTTTTTTGGTATCGATTCAATCAATTGGTTAAATGATGAAACTGCCGCAATGTTTGCATTAATTATTATGGGAGTTTGGAAAACTTTCGGTATAAACATGGTTCTATTTTCTGCCGGTTTACAGGGTATTCCTGAAACTTATTATGAAGCTGCAGATATAGATGGTGCCGGTAAGTGGGATAAATTTTGGAAAATAACTTTACCTATGCTTGCGCCAACCACATTCTTTATTATGATTATGTCTATGATCAGCTCATTTCAAGTATTTGATTTGGTTTATGTTCTTACATCGGGCGGACCGCTTGGAAGCACGAAAGTGTTTGTATTCTTTGTCTACGAATACGCATTCAAATATTTTGAAATGGGATACGCATCAGCCGCGGCATATATATTATTTATTGTGTTAATAGCATTAACAATGCTTCAAGTTAGATATATGAAAAACCGTGTTCACGGAGCGTTTTGA